Proteins from a genomic interval of Hydrogenophaga sp. PAMC20947:
- the gabT gene encoding 4-aminobutyrate--2-oxoglutarate transaminase, with amino-acid sequence MNDIKTDHTNAAWHARRLAATPRGVGVMSDFFIERAKNAELWDIEGRRFIDFAGGIAVLNTGHVHPKVQAAIAAQLERFTHSCYQVVPYTAYVSLAERINAIVPIDGPVKTAFFTTGAEAVENAVKIARSSTGRSGVIAFGGAFHGRSLFAVAMTGKVQPYKVGFGPFPPEIYHVPFPCHCSSLDDTKHAMEQLFKCDIDPSRVAAIIFEPVQGEGGFNPIQPEAVKWLRELCDQHGILLIADEVQTGFARTGKMFAMEHYGVSPDLMTLAKSMAGGTTLSAVCGKQAIMDGPSPGGLGGTYAGNPLAVAASHAVLDVMAEEKLPERAQKLGDELIVRLNAAKAKYTRMGDVRGLGAMVACEFVVPATGAPDADMTKKVQAAALKRGLLLLTCGVYGNVMRFLFPLTIEDTVFAEGLDVFDAALAEALG; translated from the coding sequence ATGAACGACATCAAGACCGATCACACCAACGCCGCCTGGCATGCCCGCCGTCTCGCCGCCACGCCGCGGGGTGTGGGGGTGATGAGCGACTTTTTCATTGAGCGTGCGAAGAACGCCGAGCTTTGGGACATTGAGGGACGCCGCTTCATCGATTTCGCGGGCGGTATCGCGGTGCTGAACACCGGCCATGTGCACCCCAAGGTGCAGGCAGCGATTGCGGCACAGCTGGAGCGTTTCACGCACAGTTGTTACCAGGTGGTGCCATACACAGCGTACGTGTCGCTGGCCGAGCGCATCAACGCCATCGTGCCCATCGACGGGCCGGTGAAAACGGCATTCTTCACGACCGGCGCTGAAGCCGTGGAGAACGCGGTGAAGATCGCGCGCTCTTCTACCGGGCGCAGTGGCGTGATCGCCTTTGGTGGCGCCTTCCATGGTCGCAGCCTGTTTGCGGTGGCCATGACGGGCAAGGTGCAGCCGTACAAGGTGGGCTTTGGTCCGTTCCCGCCCGAGATTTACCATGTGCCGTTTCCTTGCCATTGTTCGTCGCTGGACGACACCAAGCACGCGATGGAGCAGCTGTTCAAGTGCGATATCGATCCGTCGCGCGTGGCGGCCATCATCTTTGAGCCAGTGCAGGGCGAGGGCGGTTTCAACCCGATCCAGCCCGAGGCGGTGAAGTGGCTTCGAGAGCTGTGTGATCAACACGGCATCTTGCTGATCGCCGACGAGGTGCAGACCGGTTTTGCGCGCACGGGCAAGATGTTTGCCATGGAGCACTACGGCGTGAGCCCTGATCTGATGACGCTGGCCAAGAGCATGGCGGGCGGCACCACGCTGTCGGCCGTGTGCGGCAAGCAGGCCATCATGGACGGTCCTTCGCCTGGTGGGCTGGGTGGCACCTATGCGGGCAATCCGCTGGCCGTGGCCGCTTCGCATGCGGTGCTGGATGTGATGGCAGAAGAAAAGCTGCCCGAGCGGGCGCAGAAGCTGGGCGATGAGCTGATCGTTCGCCTGAACGCCGCCAAGGCCAAGTACACGCGCATGGGCGATGTGCGCGGCCTGGGCGCCATGGTGGCTTGTGAGTTCGTTGTTCCGGCCACGGGTGCACCCGATGCCGACATGACGAAGAAGGTGCAGGCGGCTGCACTCAAGCGGGGTTTGTTGCTGTTGACCTGCGGCGTCTACGGCAATGTGATGCGCTTCTTGTTCCCGTTGACCATCGAAGACACGGTGTTTGCGGAAGGTCTGGATGTGTTCGATGCGGCATTGGCGGAGGCTTTGGGCTGA
- a CDS encoding aldehyde dehydrogenase, whose product MTDRTLPKFDGRAFINGDRVAALDGQTFDCISPVDGRLLTTVARSGEADINAAVAAARAAFEDRRWSGMAPAARKRVMIKFADLVSAAGDELALTEALDMGKPVKYAKGVDVNAAANCIRWYGEAVDKVYDEIAPTADTALALITRQPVGVVGVIVPWNYPMIMAAWKIAPALAAGNSVVLKPSEKSPLTALRLAELALAAGIPPGVFNVVPGFGKEAGSPLALHMDVDCIAFTGSTPVGKQIHVMAGQSNLKRAWTELGGKSPNIVFADCPDLDRAVEAAVGSIFFNQGESCNAPSRLFVEESIKDAFLEKALKLVPGYEPGNPLDPNTVMGAIVDQVQLDNVMRYIGLGNSEGAKLLAGGSLASPVAGGCYVQPTIFDGVTPEMTIAREEIFGPVLSVLSFTDAADVVKQANASVYGLQAAVWTRDINKAHGVARALRAGTVHVNSYDEDDITVPFGGFKQSGVGRDKSLHAFDKYTETKTTWIRIDSPF is encoded by the coding sequence ATGACCGATAGAACCCTCCCCAAATTTGACGGACGCGCCTTCATCAATGGCGACCGTGTGGCTGCGCTCGACGGCCAGACCTTTGACTGCATTTCCCCGGTGGATGGCCGTTTGCTGACCACCGTCGCCCGCAGTGGCGAGGCCGATATCAATGCCGCCGTGGCGGCAGCACGGGCCGCGTTTGAAGACCGCCGCTGGAGCGGCATGGCGCCGGCTGCGCGCAAGCGCGTGATGATCAAGTTTGCCGATCTGGTGTCTGCGGCTGGCGACGAGCTGGCGCTGACCGAGGCGCTGGACATGGGCAAGCCGGTGAAGTACGCCAAGGGTGTGGACGTGAACGCCGCAGCCAACTGCATCCGCTGGTACGGCGAAGCGGTGGACAAGGTGTACGATGAAATCGCGCCCACGGCCGACACGGCACTGGCGCTGATCACGCGCCAGCCGGTGGGCGTGGTGGGTGTGATCGTGCCGTGGAATTACCCCATGATCATGGCGGCCTGGAAGATCGCGCCGGCGCTGGCCGCCGGCAATTCGGTGGTGCTGAAACCCAGCGAAAAGTCACCTTTGACCGCGCTGCGCCTGGCCGAGCTGGCCTTGGCCGCCGGCATTCCGCCTGGGGTGTTCAACGTGGTGCCCGGTTTTGGCAAAGAGGCGGGCAGCCCGCTGGCCTTGCACATGGATGTGGATTGCATTGCCTTCACCGGCTCGACGCCGGTGGGCAAGCAGATCCATGTGATGGCGGGGCAGAGCAACCTCAAGCGCGCCTGGACGGAGCTGGGCGGCAAATCACCCAACATCGTGTTTGCCGATTGCCCCGATCTGGACCGTGCCGTGGAAGCCGCCGTGGGCAGCATCTTCTTCAACCAGGGTGAGAGCTGCAACGCACCCTCTCGCTTGTTCGTCGAAGAAAGCATCAAGGACGCCTTCCTGGAAAAAGCGCTCAAGCTGGTGCCGGGTTACGAGCCGGGCAACCCGCTGGACCCCAACACGGTGATGGGCGCGATCGTGGACCAAGTGCAACTCGACAACGTGATGCGCTACATCGGCCTGGGCAATAGCGAAGGCGCGAAGCTGCTGGCCGGCGGCTCGTTGGCTTCACCAGTGGCGGGCGGTTGTTATGTACAGCCCACGATTTTTGACGGCGTGACGCCCGAGATGACGATTGCGCGCGAAGAAATCTTCGGCCCGGTGTTGTCGGTGTTGAGCTTCACCGATGCGGCCGATGTGGTCAAGCAGGCTAACGCCAGCGTGTATGGTTTGCAGGCTGCGGTGTGGACACGCGACATCAACAAAGCCCATGGTGTGGCACGGGCTTTGCGTGCAGGGACGGTGCATGTGAATTCTTACGACGAAGATGACATCACGGTGCCGTTTGGCGGCTTCAAGCAAAGTGGCGTGGGGCGCGACAAATCGCTGCACGCGTTTGACAAGTACACCGAGACCAAGACGACCTGGATCAGGATAGACAGCCCTTTTTAA
- a CDS encoding ABC transporter permease subunit produces the protein MKQLLEKYFGKFWMALVYGFLYIPLFFMIVFSFNSTRQDARFTGFSMRWYESLMRDSRIVDGFFTSVKVAAITGLLSVVLATFAAFVLVRYRRFLGRTIFSGMVNAPLVMPEVIIGLSLLLLAVGAQNAFGWPERGLLTIIVGHTLLGMAYGMVVVQSRLLEMDRSIEEAAMDLGAKPIQVFFLITLPNIFQALLAAFLLAFTLSFDDVVIAEFLSGPGVNTLPQVIFGYARRGINPTIYAAATLLITTVTVVIVGYAFWVARSTRRREREIQAATRAEMAALSTTA, from the coding sequence ATGAAACAACTGCTCGAAAAGTACTTTGGCAAGTTCTGGATGGCGTTGGTGTACGGGTTTCTGTACATCCCGCTGTTCTTCATGATCGTGTTCAGCTTCAACAGCACACGGCAAGACGCGCGCTTCACCGGTTTTTCGATGCGCTGGTACGAATCGCTGATGCGCGACAGCCGCATCGTGGATGGCTTTTTCACCTCGGTGAAGGTGGCTGCGATCACGGGTCTGCTCTCGGTTGTGCTGGCAACGTTTGCGGCTTTCGTGCTGGTGCGCTACCGCCGCTTTCTTGGGCGCACGATTTTCTCGGGCATGGTGAACGCGCCGTTGGTGATGCCCGAGGTGATCATTGGTCTGTCGTTGCTGTTGCTGGCCGTGGGCGCACAAAATGCGTTTGGCTGGCCCGAGCGCGGCCTGCTCACCATCATCGTGGGTCATACGCTGCTGGGCATGGCCTACGGCATGGTGGTGGTGCAAAGCCGCTTGCTGGAGATGGACCGCAGCATCGAAGAGGCCGCCATGGATCTGGGGGCGAAGCCGATTCAGGTGTTTTTCCTGATCACGCTGCCCAATATTTTCCAGGCCCTTCTGGCGGCGTTCCTGCTGGCTTTCACCCTGTCGTTTGACGACGTGGTGATCGCCGAATTCCTCTCCGGCCCGGGGGTGAATACCTTGCCGCAGGTGATCTTCGGCTACGCCCGGCGCGGCATCAACCCCACGATCTATGCAGCGGCCACGCTGTTGATCACGACAGTGACGGTGGTGATCGTCGGCTACGCCTTCTGGGTGGCTCGGTCCACACGCCGCCGCGAGCGCGAAATCCAGGCGGCGACGCGGGCGGAAATGGCGGCGTTGTCGACCACCGCCTGA
- a CDS encoding ABC transporter permease subunit, whose translation MALSSLPMPGKRFVIGVPYTWLFVFFLLPFLILAYISFVDMGSDISPFKPIWDPVSGVLHLKYENYLSIFRTEEGAPWFQTLYVEAYVRSIWYALITAVLCLLIGYPFSYFVARSEPSVRPALLLMVMLPFWTSFLLRVYAWKGLLADQGVINRFMMAVGIIDEPIRMLYTDISMLVGMTYVYLPFMVLPLYATLVKMDFRLLEAAYDLGTTPFKAFWLVTVPLSKAGIIAGFMLVFIPCVGEFVIPSLLGGPENLMIGRVVWDEMFTANDWPKATALAVTMIALIIVPLAIYYHYAGDPEAK comes from the coding sequence ATGGCTCTTTCATCGCTCCCCATGCCAGGCAAACGCTTTGTGATCGGCGTGCCGTACACATGGCTGTTTGTCTTTTTCCTGCTGCCCTTCCTGATCCTGGCGTACATCAGTTTTGTGGACATGGGCAGTGACATCAGTCCGTTCAAGCCGATCTGGGATCCGGTGTCGGGTGTCTTGCACCTGAAGTACGAGAACTACCTCTCCATCTTCCGCACGGAAGAGGGCGCGCCGTGGTTCCAGACCTTGTATGTGGAGGCTTATGTCCGCTCCATCTGGTACGCATTGATCACCGCTGTCTTGTGCCTGCTGATCGGCTACCCGTTTTCCTATTTCGTTGCGCGCTCCGAGCCCAGTGTGCGGCCCGCGTTGTTGCTCATGGTGATGCTGCCGTTCTGGACCTCGTTTTTGCTGCGCGTTTACGCCTGGAAAGGGCTGCTGGCCGACCAGGGCGTGATCAACCGTTTCATGATGGCCGTGGGCATCATCGACGAGCCCATCCGCATGCTCTACACCGATATCTCCATGCTGGTGGGCATGACCTACGTGTACCTGCCCTTCATGGTCCTGCCGCTGTACGCCACCCTGGTGAAAATGGATTTCCGTTTGCTGGAAGCCGCTTACGACCTGGGCACCACGCCGTTCAAGGCGTTCTGGCTGGTGACCGTGCCGCTGTCCAAGGCGGGCATCATTGCTGGCTTCATGCTGGTGTTCATTCCCTGTGTGGGTGAGTTTGTGATCCCCTCGCTGCTGGGCGGGCCGGAGAACCTGATGATTGGCCGCGTGGTGTGGGACGAAATGTTCACCGCCAACGACTGGCCCAAGGCCACGGCTCTGGCGGTGACCATGATCGCGCTGATCATCGTGCCGCTGGCCATTTATTACCACTACGCCGGTGATCCGGAAGCGAAATGA
- a CDS encoding ABC transporter ATP-binding protein, whose translation MTDTAGYLVTERLVKRFDEAVAVDEVSLSIAKGEIFALLGSSGCGKSTLLRMLAGFEKPTSGRIFLGGQDVAKMPPYERPVNMMFQSYALFPHLNIWENVAFGLKREGLPSAEVKRRTDEMLGLVQLTPYAKRKPHQLSGGQQQRVALARSLAKKPKLLLLDEPLGALDKKLREQTQFELVNIIEQVGVTVVMVTHDQEEAMTMASRIAIMSKGRVLQVGTPEEIYEHPRNKFVADFIGNVNLFPGKLSVDETDRCAVTTAIGEIQVGHGVSGTLNMPVSLAVRPEKIEISKTRPDNVTCNLFKARVKEIGYLGSYNNYILEASDGSKVRTTEANSTRYDLQEITWEDEVYFWWDNEAGIVLRD comes from the coding sequence ATGACAGACACGGCTGGATACCTGGTGACCGAAAGACTGGTCAAACGCTTTGACGAGGCGGTGGCAGTGGACGAGGTGTCGCTCTCCATCGCCAAGGGCGAAATTTTCGCACTGCTGGGGAGTTCGGGCTGCGGAAAGTCCACCTTGCTGCGCATGCTCGCGGGCTTCGAGAAGCCCACATCGGGGCGCATTTTTCTGGGTGGACAAGACGTGGCCAAGATGCCACCTTATGAGCGGCCCGTGAACATGATGTTCCAGTCGTATGCGCTGTTTCCCCACTTGAACATCTGGGAGAACGTGGCTTTTGGGCTCAAGCGCGAGGGACTGCCCAGCGCCGAAGTGAAGCGGCGCACCGATGAAATGCTGGGCCTGGTGCAGCTCACACCCTACGCCAAGCGCAAGCCGCACCAGCTCTCCGGTGGCCAACAGCAACGCGTGGCGCTGGCTCGCAGCCTGGCCAAGAAGCCCAAGCTGCTGTTGCTCGATGAACCACTGGGCGCGTTGGACAAGAAGCTGCGAGAGCAAACGCAGTTTGAACTGGTCAACATCATCGAGCAGGTGGGGGTGACCGTGGTGATGGTGACGCACGACCAGGAAGAGGCCATGACCATGGCCAGCCGCATCGCCATCATGAGCAAAGGGCGGGTCCTGCAGGTGGGCACACCCGAAGAAATTTACGAGCACCCGCGCAACAAGTTTGTGGCCGACTTCATCGGCAATGTGAACCTGTTTCCTGGCAAGCTCAGCGTGGACGAGACCGACCGCTGCGCTGTGACCACCGCGATCGGTGAGATCCAGGTGGGCCATGGTGTGAGCGGCACGCTGAACATGCCGGTGTCGCTGGCGGTGCGACCCGAGAAGATCGAGATCAGCAAGACGCGTCCGGACAACGTGACCTGCAACCTGTTCAAGGCGCGCGTGAAAGAGATCGGTTATCTGGGCTCGTACAACAACTACATCCTGGAAGCCTCTGATGGCTCCAAGGTGCGCACCACCGAAGCCAACAGCACGCGTTACGACCTGCAGGAAATCACCTGGGAAGACGAGGTGTACTTCTGGTGGGACAACGAGGCCGGCATCGTTTTGAGGGACTGA
- a CDS encoding extracellular solute-binding protein: protein MKKQVLALAISAILLAACGKKEEPVAAPAEPVAAASVEAAKPAGPMLDEEKLLNIYNWADYIPEGMLAKFEEETGVKVNYNTFETNEALHAKLVAGNSGYDIVVPSAGFAKKQIDGGLFQAIDKSKLSNYGNLNAGFMAKVASVDPENKHLVPWAWGFTTVGINKQKVEKALGGMPMPENAWDLVFDPKYSSKLKSCGIAYLDSPSEIMPLVLHYIGKPAYSEDPADFKAAGELLAKVRKDVRLFSSTMIDDIASGKACAFVGWSGDINIAADRLKETGGKDEIVPLLPTTGGLVFIDTMAIPVDAKHVNNAHAFIDWYLRGENSASMANEMNYPTANTAGMDAIKPEIRDNKTIFLAQEDLDRLIPPGGYSNEIASTLNDTYNAFKRGK, encoded by the coding sequence ATGAAGAAACAAGTTCTGGCTTTGGCCATCTCGGCGATCCTGCTGGCCGCTTGCGGCAAAAAAGAAGAGCCGGTGGCCGCCCCAGCCGAACCGGTGGCGGCGGCATCTGTTGAGGCCGCCAAGCCAGCGGGCCCCATGCTCGATGAAGAAAAGCTGCTGAACATCTACAACTGGGCCGACTACATTCCCGAAGGCATGCTGGCCAAGTTCGAGGAAGAGACCGGTGTCAAGGTCAACTACAACACCTTTGAGACCAACGAAGCGCTGCACGCCAAATTGGTGGCCGGCAATTCGGGCTACGACATCGTGGTGCCTTCCGCTGGCTTTGCCAAGAAGCAGATCGACGGCGGGTTGTTCCAGGCCATCGACAAGAGCAAGTTGTCCAACTACGGCAACCTGAACGCAGGCTTCATGGCCAAGGTCGCCAGCGTGGACCCGGAAAACAAACACCTCGTGCCGTGGGCCTGGGGGTTCACCACGGTGGGTATCAACAAGCAAAAAGTTGAGAAGGCTTTGGGCGGCATGCCCATGCCAGAAAACGCCTGGGATCTGGTGTTTGATCCCAAGTACTCCAGCAAGTTGAAGTCCTGCGGTATCGCCTACCTGGATTCGCCCAGCGAAATCATGCCCCTGGTACTGCACTACATCGGCAAGCCTGCGTACAGCGAAGATCCGGCCGATTTCAAAGCGGCTGGTGAGTTGTTGGCCAAGGTGCGCAAAGACGTGCGCTTGTTCTCCAGCACCATGATCGATGACATCGCCAGTGGCAAAGCATGTGCTTTCGTGGGCTGGTCTGGTGACATCAACATCGCTGCCGATCGCCTGAAAGAAACCGGTGGCAAAGACGAGATCGTTCCCTTGTTGCCCACCACGGGCGGTCTGGTGTTCATCGACACCATGGCCATCCCCGTCGACGCCAAGCATGTGAACAACGCGCATGCGTTCATTGACTGGTACCTGCGCGGTGAAAACAGCGCGTCCATGGCCAACGAGATGAACTACCCCACGGCCAACACCGCGGGTATGGACGCCATCAAGCCGGAGATCAGAGACAACAAAACCATCTTCCTGGCCCAGGAAGACTTGGATCGCCTGATTCCCCCAGGTGGTTACTCCAACGAGATCGCCAGCACGCTCAACGACACCTACAACGCATTCAAGCGCGGCAAGTAA
- a CDS encoding aspartate aminotransferase family protein has product MNTSTLISPPALVQRDQKHDTAAVQALDSAHFIHPFTDHADLAAQGAKVIVKADNIYVFDSEGNKMLDAMSGLWCVNAGYARKELADAAYQQMMTLPFYNNFFNTTNVPAVKLAAKLASLAPEVGGRSFKHVFYSSSGSESNDTNVRMVRRYWDLLEQPQRKVIIGRLNGYHGSTMAGASLGGMSGMHAQGDLPIPDIQHIEQPHFAEEGKPGESAADFGLRAARWLEEKILEVGPDRVAAFIGEPVQGAGGVIIPPETYWPEIQRIVDKYGILLISDEVICAFGRLGHWFAYEKFGYKPDLVTFAKGVTSGYIPLGGVMVGDRVAKVLIEKGGEFNHGYTYSGHPVACAVALANIELMEREGLVDRVKNDTGPYLAKCFEALSAHPLVGAAETCGFVGGITLVKKKATMTAFDESMGVGMICRNHCFNNGLIMRAVGDRMIIAPPLVMTRAQVDELMALIHLCLDATMDDLRRAGKLA; this is encoded by the coding sequence ATGAACACATCCACCCTTATTTCTCCTCCCGCTTTGGTCCAGCGCGATCAGAAGCACGACACCGCCGCGGTGCAGGCTTTGGACAGTGCGCACTTCATCCACCCGTTCACCGACCACGCGGATCTGGCTGCGCAGGGGGCCAAGGTGATCGTGAAAGCGGACAACATATATGTCTTCGATTCCGAAGGCAACAAGATGCTGGATGCGATGAGTGGCCTGTGGTGTGTGAACGCGGGGTATGCGCGCAAGGAGTTGGCCGACGCGGCGTATCAGCAGATGATGACGCTGCCGTTCTACAACAATTTCTTCAACACCACCAATGTGCCGGCGGTGAAGTTGGCGGCCAAGCTGGCGTCGCTGGCCCCGGAAGTGGGCGGTCGCAGCTTCAAGCATGTGTTCTATTCCAGCAGCGGCTCGGAGAGCAACGACACCAACGTGCGCATGGTGCGCCGCTATTGGGATCTGTTGGAGCAACCCCAGCGCAAGGTCATCATCGGCCGGTTGAATGGCTACCACGGCTCGACCATGGCGGGCGCTTCCCTGGGCGGCATGAGCGGCATGCACGCGCAGGGCGATTTGCCCATCCCCGACATCCAGCACATCGAGCAGCCCCACTTCGCTGAAGAGGGCAAGCCGGGCGAAAGCGCGGCCGACTTTGGTCTGCGCGCGGCGCGGTGGCTGGAAGAGAAAATTCTGGAAGTTGGCCCAGACCGCGTGGCCGCTTTTATCGGCGAACCGGTGCAGGGTGCCGGTGGCGTGATCATCCCCCCCGAGACCTACTGGCCTGAGATCCAGCGCATTGTCGACAAGTACGGCATTTTGCTGATTTCCGATGAGGTGATCTGCGCTTTTGGCCGACTGGGCCATTGGTTTGCCTACGAAAAATTTGGCTACAAGCCCGATCTGGTGACCTTCGCCAAAGGCGTGACCAGCGGATACATCCCTCTGGGTGGCGTGATGGTGGGCGACCGCGTGGCCAAGGTGCTGATAGAGAAGGGCGGTGAGTTCAACCACGGCTATACCTATTCAGGGCACCCGGTGGCGTGTGCGGTGGCGCTGGCGAACATCGAGCTGATGGAGCGCGAAGGCTTGGTCGACCGCGTGAAGAACGACACCGGGCCTTACCTGGCGAAGTGCTTTGAAGCGCTCAGCGCGCACCCGCTGGTGGGCGCAGCCGAGACTTGCGGGTTTGTCGGCGGCATCACGCTGGTGAAAAAGAAAGCCACCATGACCGCGTTTGACGAGAGCATGGGGGTGGGCATGATCTGCCGCAACCATTGTTTCAACAACGGGCTGATCATGCGCGCCGTGGGTGACCGCATGATCATCGCGCCGCCGCTGGTCATGACCCGGGCGCAGGTGGATGAGCTCATGGCGCTGATCCACCTCTGCCTCGACGCCACGATGGACGACCTGCGCCGTGCAGGAAAGCTTGCCTGA
- a CDS encoding glutamine synthetase family protein, with protein sequence MTTPPKKMSFNDLETWLNERRVTEIECLVPDLTGVARGKILPREKFTEDRGMRLPQGIVCMGVTGEFPVSGPYYDVVDPTDKDMQLRPVPESARLVPWATDPTAQVIHDCFDHEGKLVPFAPRSVLRHVCDLYEAEGWDPVVAPELEFYLTARNTDPNVPLKSPIGRSGRAETSRQAYSIDAVNEFDPLFEDIYAYCELMELNVDTLIHEVGAGQMEINFFHAHPLGLADEVFFFKRTVREAAMRHDMYATFMAKPIAGEPGSAMHIHQSIVDKKTGKNIFSMEDGTESDAFFHYIGGLQRYIPSAMVLVAPYVNSYRRLSRNSAAPINIEWGKDNRTVGIRSPVASAQARRVENRVIGADANPYIAMAMTLACGYLGMKNKLKPKPEMKGDAYLAPYSLPRSLGEALDWLKREPELHEILGKEFVTIYSEIKELEYDEFMKVISPWEREHLLLHV encoded by the coding sequence ATGACGACGCCACCCAAAAAAATGAGCTTTAACGATCTGGAGACCTGGCTCAATGAGCGACGGGTCACCGAGATCGAGTGCCTGGTACCAGACTTGACCGGTGTGGCGCGCGGCAAGATCCTGCCCCGCGAGAAGTTCACCGAAGACCGTGGCATGCGCTTGCCCCAAGGCATTGTGTGCATGGGTGTGACGGGGGAGTTTCCCGTGAGTGGCCCGTATTACGACGTGGTCGATCCGACCGACAAAGACATGCAGCTGCGCCCCGTGCCCGAATCGGCGCGCTTGGTGCCCTGGGCAACCGACCCCACGGCGCAGGTGATCCATGACTGCTTTGACCACGAAGGCAAGCTGGTGCCGTTTGCGCCCCGCAGCGTGTTGCGCCATGTGTGCGATCTGTATGAAGCCGAAGGCTGGGACCCGGTGGTGGCGCCTGAGCTGGAGTTTTACCTGACCGCGCGCAACACCGATCCGAACGTGCCGCTCAAATCGCCTATTGGCCGCAGTGGCCGCGCTGAGACTTCGCGCCAGGCCTATTCGATCGATGCTGTGAACGAGTTCGATCCGTTGTTCGAAGACATCTACGCTTACTGTGAGCTGATGGAGCTCAATGTGGACACGCTGATCCACGAAGTGGGCGCGGGCCAGATGGAAATCAACTTCTTCCACGCCCACCCGCTGGGCTTGGCTGACGAGGTGTTTTTCTTCAAGCGCACGGTGCGTGAAGCAGCCATGCGCCACGACATGTATGCCACTTTCATGGCCAAGCCCATCGCGGGTGAGCCTGGCAGCGCGATGCACATCCACCAAAGCATTGTCGACAAGAAAACCGGCAAGAACATCTTCAGCATGGAAGATGGCACGGAGTCAGATGCTTTCTTCCACTACATTGGCGGCTTGCAGCGCTACATCCCTTCGGCCATGGTGCTGGTGGCGCCTTATGTGAACAGCTACCGCCGCCTTTCGCGCAACTCGGCAGCACCCATCAACATCGAATGGGGCAAGGACAACCGCACCGTGGGCATCCGCTCGCCGGTCGCTTCGGCCCAGGCGCGCCGCGTGGAAAACCGCGTGATCGGTGCCGACGCCAACCCCTACATCGCCATGGCCATGACCTTGGCTTGTGGCTACCTGGGCATGAAGAACAAGCTCAAGCCCAAGCCCGAGATGAAAGGCGATGCTTATCTGGCGCCTTACTCGTTGCCACGCAGCCTGGGCGAAGCACTCGACTGGCTCAAGCGCGAGCCCGAGCTGCATGAGATTCTGGGCAAGGAGTTCGTGACCATCTATTCCGAGATCAAGGAACTGGAATACGACGAGTTCATGAAAGTGATCTCGCCCTGGGAGCGTGAGCACTTGTTGTTGCATGTTTAA
- a CDS encoding gamma-glutamyl-gamma-aminobutyrate hydrolase family protein, producing the protein MNTQPSCMVWLPADHRLLGDHGHQMPFLMLGDKYARAVKVGAQAQPVMFPLADVASIDSLLSLVDGVMLTGSPSNVHPSHYNEDVADPSLPLDAVRDELTFALVKACLQQGVPLLGVCRGFQEINVSMGGSLHQRVQEVSGLMDHREPKGAPIEEQYAPSHAILPVPGSVLADWADGASEVRVNSLHGQGINRLAPGLEAMAHAPDGVVEAFAVKGATAFAFAVQFHPEWRCWEYPFYTAIFEAFGEACRARRRERLTAAPADLARV; encoded by the coding sequence ATGAACACACAACCGTCCTGCATGGTCTGGCTCCCTGCAGACCACCGCCTGTTGGGCGACCACGGGCATCAAATGCCTTTTCTGATGCTGGGCGACAAGTACGCCCGTGCGGTCAAGGTCGGTGCCCAGGCGCAACCGGTGATGTTTCCGCTTGCGGATGTCGCGTCCATTGACAGCTTGTTGTCGCTGGTGGACGGGGTGATGCTGACGGGTTCACCCTCCAATGTGCACCCTTCCCACTACAACGAAGACGTGGCCGATCCCAGTTTGCCGCTGGATGCGGTGCGCGATGAGCTGACGTTTGCGCTGGTCAAGGCCTGCCTACAGCAGGGTGTGCCGCTGTTGGGCGTTTGCCGCGGGTTCCAGGAAATCAATGTTTCCATGGGCGGCTCCTTGCACCAGCGTGTGCAGGAGGTGTCCGGCCTGATGGACCACCGGGAGCCTAAAGGGGCCCCCATTGAAGAACAATACGCGCCCAGCCATGCCATCTTGCCCGTACCGGGCAGTGTGTTGGCAGACTGGGCTGACGGCGCCAGCGAGGTGCGCGTCAACTCCCTCCACGGCCAGGGCATCAACCGCCTGGCGCCGGGGCTGGAGGCCATGGCCCATGCGCCCGACGGCGTGGTGGAAGCTTTTGCGGTGAAAGGGGCCACGGCCTTTGCCTTTGCGGTCCAGTTTCATCCAGAATGGCGCTGCTGGGAGTATCCGTTCTACACCGCGATCTTTGAGGCGTTTGGCGAGGCTTGCCGAGCACGCCGCAGAGAGCGCTTGACGGCCGCCCCGGCCGATCTCGCACGCGTCTGA